One region of Haladaptatus cibarius D43 genomic DNA includes:
- a CDS encoding DUF7120 family protein: MAKFEVAIPDRIDSDIDRLVDQGDFLNREKAVEDLLSLGISSYGAVDDADDQLDDDLFTQAVDDQHDPASQRDEPL, encoded by the coding sequence ATGGCAAAATTCGAAGTGGCGATACCTGACCGTATCGACAGCGACATCGACCGTCTCGTTGACCAAGGCGATTTCCTGAACCGAGAGAAAGCGGTCGAAGACCTGCTCTCGCTCGGTATCTCGTCCTACGGGGCGGTTGACGACGCCGACGACCAACTGGACGACGACTTGTTCACGCAGGCGGTCGATGACCAGCACGACCCTGCCAGCCAGCGCGACGAACCGCTCTAA
- a CDS encoding SOS response-associated peptidase, protein MCGRLSLFAPEADLTERFDAVPAGPIRPRYNVAPGQDHPVVRNDAPDEMRFPTWGFVPHWANEFDGGHINARAETLAEKPTFRDAYRERRCLVLVDGFYDWKKTATGKQPYRMTRADGTPFAMAGLWEPWQNGEQKTSFTVVTTEPNDVVGEIHHRMPVILAEADESRWLHGDESELESVLDTFPGNEMRAYPVSKRVNSPKNDSPELVEEVMAEEDAQTGLGDFS, encoded by the coding sequence ATGTGTGGTCGTCTCTCACTGTTCGCTCCCGAAGCCGACCTCACGGAGCGATTCGACGCAGTACCGGCCGGCCCGATTCGACCCCGATACAACGTCGCGCCGGGCCAAGACCATCCGGTCGTCCGAAACGACGCACCGGACGAAATGCGCTTTCCGACGTGGGGGTTCGTTCCCCACTGGGCCAACGAGTTCGACGGCGGTCACATCAACGCTCGTGCGGAGACGCTGGCGGAGAAACCGACGTTTCGGGATGCCTACCGCGAACGCCGCTGTCTCGTCCTCGTGGATGGCTTCTACGACTGGAAGAAGACGGCGACCGGAAAACAGCCCTACCGAATGACCAGAGCGGACGGAACGCCGTTTGCGATGGCCGGACTCTGGGAACCGTGGCAGAACGGCGAGCAGAAAACCTCGTTCACGGTGGTCACGACCGAACCGAACGACGTCGTCGGCGAGATTCACCATCGAATGCCCGTGATTCTGGCGGAAGCGGACGAATCACGGTGGCTTCACGGTGACGAGAGTGAACTGGAATCCGTGCTGGATACGTTCCCCGGCAACGAGATGCGAGCCTATCCCGTCTCGAAGCGGGTCAACAGTCCGAAAAACGATTCGCCGGAGTTGGTAGAGGAAGTGATGGCGGAGGAGGATGCACAGACTGGGTTGGGAGATTTTAGCTAA
- a CDS encoding M50 family metallopeptidase: MRSFRIGSAFGIPIKLDLTFLLVLPVFAWLIGTQVGDLVELMNPLLGLGLTTEPLTTGMMPWVVGTAAAVGLFAGVVLHELGHSVVAMRFGFPIESITLWIFGGIARLTDQPENWLEELLIAIAGPVVSIVLGVGSYLALFAIPVQMEALRFVVGYLALMNIVLAVFNLLPGFPMDGGRVLRALLARTRPFAEATQTAAEVGKLFAILLGLFGLFAGNIILIGIAFFIYIGATGEAQQTVLSAAFSGVLVRDVMTAEADLETVSSDTSIADLLEMMFQQRHTGYPVVDDGELVGMITLDDARSVRQVERDAYRVREVMSTDVKTIPADSDALDALETIQQHGIGRLPVIDAEGEIAGIISRTDLMTAFDIIKSSGRSEEELTPREQPS, from the coding sequence ATGCGTAGCTTCAGAATCGGGAGCGCGTTCGGCATCCCGATTAAACTCGACCTCACCTTCCTGCTCGTCCTGCCCGTGTTCGCGTGGCTCATCGGGACGCAAGTCGGTGATTTGGTCGAACTAATGAATCCACTGTTGGGACTCGGACTGACAACCGAACCGCTGACGACCGGAATGATGCCGTGGGTCGTCGGTACCGCCGCCGCAGTCGGCCTGTTTGCTGGCGTCGTCCTCCACGAACTCGGCCATTCGGTCGTCGCAATGCGTTTCGGTTTCCCGATAGAATCCATCACGCTGTGGATTTTCGGGGGTATCGCCCGCCTTACCGACCAACCGGAAAACTGGCTCGAAGAACTGCTCATCGCAATCGCGGGGCCGGTCGTCAGCATCGTTCTTGGCGTCGGTTCCTATCTCGCGCTGTTCGCCATTCCGGTGCAGATGGAAGCGCTTCGGTTCGTCGTCGGCTACCTCGCGCTCATGAACATCGTCCTCGCTGTGTTCAACCTTCTGCCCGGTTTCCCGATGGATGGTGGGCGAGTCTTGCGCGCACTGCTTGCTCGAACCCGTCCGTTTGCCGAAGCAACGCAAACCGCCGCCGAAGTCGGAAAACTGTTTGCCATCCTCCTCGGCCTGTTCGGCCTGTTCGCTGGCAACATCATCCTCATCGGTATCGCCTTTTTCATCTACATCGGTGCGACCGGCGAAGCCCAGCAAACCGTCCTCTCGGCGGCTTTCAGCGGCGTTCTCGTCCGCGACGTGATGACCGCCGAAGCGGACTTAGAAACCGTCTCGTCGGACACCTCCATCGCCGACCTGCTGGAAATGATGTTTCAACAGCGCCACACCGGCTATCCGGTTGTTGACGACGGCGAACTCGTCGGGATGATAACCCTAGACGACGCGCGGAGCGTTCGACAGGTCGAACGCGACGCCTACAGAGTTCGGGAAGTGATGTCTACCGACGTGAAGACGATTCCTGCCGACAGCGATGCCTTGGACGCCCTCGAAACGATTCAACAGCACGGAATCGGTCGCCTCCCCGTTATCGACGCCGAGGGGGAGATTGCGGGTATCATCTCCCGAACCGACCTGATGACGGCGTTCGACATCATCAAAAGCAGTGGTCGCTCGGAAGAAGAACTGACGCCCCGCGAACAGCCATCCTAA
- a CDS encoding RNA-guided endonuclease InsQ/TnpB family protein: MSGPEYFKRTAVTRLAVDSTDHEHLLAMVREWKRGCQIAVNTAWGNCHTRSEVQKLAYDVLRERTDLGSQHAVLATHRAAEAIKGVLDRNDGTTENAEKPTFTSPTVVYDTRTMTLFDDKAVSLTTTEERVHCDLIFPDGSYQTQYLNDDRWKPAKSNLRYRDGQFDLHLGFRAERPEIAASDEVESSESDATVLGVALGVENVAVTSTARFFSGEELHHRHREFSELRTDLHETDTRSALRTLRQAGDRNDNFARDTLHTVAGGIVEEAETHGCSVIAFGELEAVGELLPEADEFHAWALERLFDFVAYRAEERGIRVAQVNPEYTSQRCTSCGFTHPQNRDVERTHFECLKCGNEANDHYNAAKNVGFRCIRRGPLSSRGVGAEYCALGSGRVTPDGDFVPNEELVEVQKP; the protein is encoded by the coding sequence GTGAGCGGCCCTGAATATTTCAAACGGACAGCAGTAACTCGCCTCGCGGTCGATTCGACTGACCACGAGCACCTGCTAGCGATGGTACGCGAATGGAAGCGAGGGTGCCAAATCGCGGTTAACACCGCGTGGGGGAACTGCCATACGCGCAGTGAGGTACAAAAACTCGCATACGATGTCCTCCGTGAGCGAACCGACCTCGGCAGTCAGCACGCTGTCCTTGCCACCCATCGCGCCGCGGAAGCGATAAAGGGCGTTCTCGATAGGAACGACGGCACGACCGAAAACGCCGAAAAGCCGACTTTTACCAGTCCGACAGTCGTCTACGACACGCGAACGATGACGCTGTTCGACGACAAGGCAGTCAGTTTGACGACGACCGAAGAGCGCGTTCACTGCGACCTCATTTTTCCTGATGGAAGCTATCAGACGCAGTATTTGAACGATGACCGGTGGAAACCGGCAAAGAGCAACCTCCGCTATCGTGACGGCCAGTTCGATTTGCATCTCGGCTTTCGGGCAGAGCGACCGGAAATCGCCGCGTCGGACGAAGTCGAATCGAGCGAAAGCGACGCCACGGTTCTCGGGGTCGCACTCGGCGTCGAAAACGTGGCAGTGACGAGTACGGCCCGATTCTTTTCGGGCGAAGAACTCCACCATCGTCACCGTGAATTTTCGGAACTCCGTACAGACCTCCACGAAACGGACACCCGGAGCGCGCTCCGAACGCTTCGACAGGCGGGGGACAGAAACGATAATTTCGCGCGAGATACCCTCCACACTGTCGCGGGTGGAATTGTCGAGGAAGCCGAAACGCACGGTTGTTCGGTCATCGCATTCGGCGAACTCGAAGCGGTCGGAGAACTGCTTCCTGAGGCCGACGAGTTCCACGCGTGGGCGTTGGAGCGACTGTTCGATTTCGTCGCCTACCGGGCAGAAGAGCGCGGAATCAGGGTCGCACAGGTGAATCCGGAGTACACCAGTCAGCGATGTACGTCCTGCGGGTTCACGCACCCGCAGAATCGCGATGTCGAACGAACTCATTTCGAATGTTTGAAATGTGGCAACGAGGCGAACGACCACTACAATGCGGCGAAAAACGTCGGATTTCGATGCATTCGCCGCGGGCCACTCTCGTCGCGGGGCGTCGGCGCGGAATACTGTGCGCTCGGGTCGGGCCGAGTCACACCGGACGGGGATTTCGTTCCGAACGAGGAACTCGTGGAAGTGCAAAAACCTTAG
- a CDS encoding cupin domain-containing protein → MAEPIVRNGDEIEYETVGAAEGMAKGVLIGDEQGAPNFAIRRFTLESGAEVPEHTNEVEHEQYVLEGEYTVGIEDEEYEVSAGDSLLIPAGVVHWYRNEGDESGAFLCAVPNGDDEINLV, encoded by the coding sequence ATGGCCGAGCCAATCGTGCGGAACGGAGACGAGATAGAGTACGAAACAGTCGGGGCCGCAGAAGGAATGGCGAAAGGCGTCCTCATCGGCGACGAACAGGGCGCGCCGAACTTTGCGATTCGGCGGTTTACCCTCGAATCCGGGGCAGAAGTGCCGGAACACACGAACGAAGTCGAACACGAACAGTACGTGTTGGAAGGCGAGTACACCGTCGGCATCGAAGACGAAGAGTACGAAGTCAGTGCTGGCGACTCGCTGCTCATTCCTGCTGGTGTCGTTCACTGGTATCGAAACGAGGGCGACGAATCGGGCGCGTTCCTCTGTGCAGTGCCGAACGGGGACGACGAAATCAACCTCGTCTAG